A window of the Pleurocapsa minor HA4230-MV1 genome harbors these coding sequences:
- a CDS encoding alpha/beta hydrolase has product MKNPTAFFNGKISSYLAVGVLQLGCCLALETYLDKKAIAAENIILNYGVLEFSVSVDSLETYAKTGIIDPKLKSYTDFLTPEQLAEFKVGLTSSADFSHLAIAQFLYSFQGEKILERMSQVFKTKARQPGFYALRSALILAAADRDGGLTPLNVIKKFPTQTLRIDSRQGLETFKDLSKVVQSNALSVAAVEQQVIKERQDLTTVVPEERNLNLLNPGGYSYRQQRLSMNDIRRDRTFPVDLYLPKIPGKQKLPLIVISHGLGSDLTTFAYLAKHLASHGFAVAVPEHPGSSAKQIAALLNGLESDVTPPQELIDRPLDIKFLLDRIADNFSNQIDVDNVGVIGQSFGGYTALALAGAEINWNSLNYDCPNLETSWNLSWLIQCLALQIPLVVNKEELQDERIKAVIAINPLVSSIFGKESLSKIKLPVMLISGSSDPVTPALPEQIIPFTWLTTREKYLVLLKGGTHFSTLEESAGSIPVPTKAIGPSPKIARDYVRQLSLAFFGEYITHQEAYGNYLNAEYGAVMSRKKFPLRLIESLNPDLLKLKSQEEEQE; this is encoded by the coding sequence ATGAAGAATCCTACAGCTTTTTTCAACGGTAAAATTTCCTCTTATCTAGCTGTAGGAGTGTTGCAGCTTGGATGTTGTCTCGCTTTAGAAACATATTTAGACAAAAAAGCGATCGCAGCAGAAAATATTATTTTAAATTATGGAGTGCTAGAGTTTTCTGTCTCGGTTGATTCCCTGGAAACCTATGCTAAAACGGGTATAATCGATCCTAAATTAAAAAGTTATACTGATTTTCTGACTCCCGAACAGTTAGCAGAGTTTAAGGTTGGTCTAACTAGCAGTGCTGATTTTAGTCATTTAGCGATCGCCCAGTTTCTCTATTCATTTCAGGGCGAGAAAATACTTGAGCGTATGTCACAAGTCTTTAAAACTAAGGCTCGTCAACCAGGTTTTTATGCGCTGCGTTCGGCATTAATTTTGGCAGCAGCCGATCGGGATGGCGGGTTAACTCCGCTAAATGTAATCAAAAAGTTTCCGACCCAGACACTGCGGATTGATTCTCGACAAGGATTGGAAACCTTTAAAGATTTAAGTAAAGTAGTCCAAAGCAATGCTCTCTCCGTAGCAGCAGTAGAACAACAGGTAATTAAAGAACGCCAAGATCTGACTACAGTTGTACCCGAAGAAAGAAATCTCAACTTATTAAATCCTGGAGGCTATTCCTATCGCCAGCAGAGGCTGAGCATGAACGATATCCGTCGCGATCGCACTTTTCCTGTCGATCTATATTTACCAAAAATCCCAGGTAAGCAAAAGTTACCCTTAATCGTCATTTCCCACGGTTTAGGTAGCGATCTAACCACCTTCGCCTATTTAGCCAAACATCTGGCTTCTCACGGATTTGCCGTGGCGGTTCCCGAACATCCTGGCAGTAGCGCCAAGCAAATTGCAGCTTTGTTAAATGGTTTAGAAAGTGATGTAACTCCTCCTCAAGAACTAATCGATCGTCCGTTGGATATCAAATTTTTACTCGACCGAATTGCTGATAACTTTAGTAATCAAATTGATGTTGATAACGTTGGTGTGATCGGGCAATCCTTTGGTGGATATACTGCTTTGGCATTAGCAGGAGCAGAGATTAACTGGAATTCTCTCAACTATGATTGTCCTAATCTAGAAACCTCTTGGAATTTATCTTGGCTCATTCAATGCTTAGCACTACAAATTCCTTTGGTTGTCAATAAAGAAGAGCTTCAAGACGAGAGAATTAAAGCGGTAATTGCTATTAACCCTTTAGTTAGTTCTATTTTTGGCAAAGAAAGTTTGAGTAAAATTAAGCTGCCTGTGATGCTAATTTCTGGTAGTTCAGATCCCGTTACCCCAGCTTTGCCTGAGCAAATTATTCCTTTTACTTGGTTAACAACTCGTGAGAAATATCTCGTGCTGTTAAAAGGTGGCACTCATTTTTCTACTCTTGAGGAGTCTGCTGGCAGTATTCCCGTTCCCACCAAAGCGATCGGACCTAGCCCCAAAATTGCTCGTGATTATGTCCGACAGCTTAGTTTAGCTTTCTTTGGCGAATACATTACTCACCAAGAAGCCTATGGAAACTATCTCAATGCCGAATATGGAGCGGTTATGAGTAGAAAAAAATTTCCCCTCAGATTAATTGAATCTTTAAACCCCGATCTTTTAAAACTAAAATCTCAGGAAGAGGAACAGGAATAA
- a CDS encoding phosphoribosylanthranilate isomerase gives MRVKICGITQIEQGKAIVELGADSIGFICVPESPRYVSADRLRAIADTLPSETVKIGVFANHGVTEIISVVQQAHLSAVQLHGTESPEFCRQLRQAIRPEIELIKAFRLKSAASLGETSAYLDCVDTLLLDAYHPQMLGGTGHTIDWQDLLQFKPAIPWLLAGGLTPDNISEALSRLQPDGIDLSSGVERSPGDKDLAKVAQLFEAINN, from the coding sequence ATGCGAGTTAAAATATGCGGAATTACCCAGATTGAGCAGGGTAAAGCAATTGTTGAACTGGGAGCAGACAGTATTGGTTTTATCTGTGTCCCAGAATCTCCCCGATATGTAAGTGCCGATCGCTTGAGGGCGATCGCCGATACACTACCAAGTGAAACAGTTAAAATCGGTGTCTTTGCTAATCATGGTGTAACCGAAATTATTTCAGTAGTCCAACAGGCTCATTTATCGGCTGTTCAGCTACATGGCACAGAATCTCCCGAGTTTTGTCGGCAACTACGTCAGGCAATTAGACCAGAAATTGAGTTAATTAAAGCCTTTCGGCTCAAGTCGGCAGCATCTTTAGGCGAAACCTCTGCTTATCTAGATTGTGTAGATACTTTGTTGCTTGATGCTTATCATCCTCAAATGCTCGGCGGGACAGGTCACACTATTGATTGGCAAGATTTGCTTCAGTTTAAACCAGCTATTCCTTGGCTACTAGCGGGGGGATTAACTCCCGATAATATTAGCGAGGCTTTATCTCGTTTACAGCCTGATGGGATCGATCTTTCTAGCGGTGTCGAGCGATCGCCTGGGGATAAAGATTTAGCTAAAGTGGCTCAATTATTTGAGGCAATTAATAATTAA
- a CDS encoding metal-dependent hydrolase, which produces MMSITHSAIALSGTPLILGTTNPLALGLAVIGSQLPDLDTTTSTISLHFR; this is translated from the coding sequence ATGATGTCAATTACGCATTCCGCGATCGCCCTATCGGGAACTCCCCTAATCCTCGGCACTACCAACCCTCTAGCCTTGGGTTTAGCCGTCATTGGTTCGCAACTTCCCGATCTGGACACTACAACTTCAACCATTAGCTTGCACTTTCGTTGA
- a CDS encoding cupin domain-containing protein, whose product MSDTKVKKVNSSSSPTGDMGQKYLSAGKNLAMRLWENEQPAEPKPEAAREYETVGYVIKGKAELHLQGQVVKLEPGDSWIVPQGISHTYKIIEAFTAIEATSPPARVDGKDDSSG is encoded by the coding sequence ATGAGCGACACCAAAGTTAAAAAAGTAAACTCTAGCAGTTCACCAACGGGTGATATGGGTCAAAAGTATTTGAGCGCAGGAAAAAACCTTGCCATGCGTCTTTGGGAAAACGAACAACCAGCAGAACCAAAACCTGAAGCAGCAAGAGAATACGAAACTGTAGGCTATGTCATTAAAGGAAAAGCCGAGTTACATCTACAAGGACAGGTAGTTAAATTAGAACCTGGTGATTCCTGGATCGTGCCACAGGGAATATCCCACACCTATAAAATCATTGAAGCGTTCACCGCCATTGAGGCTACTAGTCCCCCTGCCAGAGTTGATGGTAAAGATGATTCGTCAGGCTAA
- the purD gene encoding phosphoribosylamine--glycine ligase, producing MKVLVVGNGGREHALAWTLLQSANVEQVICTPGNGGTATMNNCLNLAIAVDDFAGIAQAVAEYQIALVVVGPEVPLSLGIVDYLRERQIAVFGPTQSGAKIESSKSWAKEIMTQANIPTAKSQTFTDAEAAKVYIEQVGAPIVVKADGLAAGKGVIVAMNKEEAIVAVVELLGDNSGKLVIEEFLTGSEVSVLAVTDGLTIRSLSPAQDHKRIGEGDTGKNTGGMGAYSPVPLVTQELSWRIEQEILQPTLAALQQQGIDYRGVLYAGLMITPAGEPKVIEFNCRFGDPETQVVLPLLDTPLDEILLACVEQKLAQLPPLQWKSGSAVCVVAASGGYPDAYQKGKAIAGIPQAEQQGAIVFQAGTKLEQAEIVTDGGRVLGITGVGDTFAEAVAIAYAALESIEFDAMYYRRDIGHRYRS from the coding sequence ATGAAAGTACTAGTAGTCGGTAACGGTGGTAGAGAACACGCTCTAGCTTGGACATTACTACAGTCGGCTAACGTAGAACAAGTTATTTGTACTCCTGGCAATGGTGGTACAGCGACGATGAATAATTGTCTCAACTTAGCGATCGCCGTGGATGATTTTGCGGGTATTGCTCAAGCAGTGGCAGAATACCAGATTGCTCTAGTTGTGGTCGGGCCTGAAGTACCCTTGTCTTTGGGCATTGTCGATTATTTGAGAGAACGTCAGATTGCTGTTTTTGGGCCAACTCAGTCAGGGGCAAAAATTGAGTCGAGTAAGTCTTGGGCAAAAGAGATTATGACCCAGGCAAACATACCCACGGCTAAATCTCAAACCTTTACTGATGCAGAGGCAGCTAAAGTTTATATTGAGCAAGTTGGTGCGCCTATTGTGGTCAAAGCTGATGGTTTGGCTGCGGGGAAAGGAGTGATCGTGGCGATGAATAAGGAAGAAGCGATCGTCGCAGTAGTGGAGTTACTAGGTGACAACTCAGGTAAATTAGTAATTGAGGAATTTTTAACAGGTTCGGAAGTATCGGTGTTAGCCGTCACTGATGGTTTAACCATTCGTTCCCTATCTCCCGCCCAAGATCATAAACGCATCGGCGAAGGAGATACAGGCAAGAATACAGGGGGGATGGGAGCATATTCTCCCGTGCCTTTAGTGACGCAGGAATTGAGCTGGAGAATTGAACAAGAGATATTGCAGCCAACCTTAGCAGCTCTTCAGCAACAAGGAATTGATTATCGTGGTGTACTATATGCAGGTTTAATGATTACCCCTGCTGGTGAACCAAAAGTAATTGAATTTAACTGTCGTTTTGGCGATCCTGAAACCCAGGTGGTTTTACCTTTATTAGATACTCCTCTCGATGAAATTCTCCTCGCCTGTGTGGAACAAAAACTAGCACAACTGCCCCCTCTACAATGGAAATCTGGCAGCGCAGTCTGTGTTGTCGCTGCTTCTGGTGGTTATCCCGATGCTTATCAAAAGGGTAAAGCGATCGCTGGCATCCCACAAGCCGAACAACAAGGAGCGATCGTCTTTCAGGCAGGAACTAAACTGGAGCAAGCAGAAATAGTGACCGACGGCGGTAGAGTGCTGGGAATTACTGGGGTGGGAGATACTTTTGCCGAGGCAGTGGCGATCGCCTATGCTGCGTTAGAATCGATCGAGTTTGATGCTATGTATTACCGTCGGGATATCGGACACAGGTACAGATCATAG
- a CDS encoding transposase translates to MAINYRTQKILLTGKIDDELKDYLLWQCHHSNSLYNCVLWFVRQSHFASCPTYEYFDKDNLFRTAFQDQLVKASYADLCKQFKDNKHYVALGGQQAQQTIKSVVEGITSYNKLIRCWWSGELNHKPRIPYYRTSGGLYQVAFPAQALTYDNITGQCRLATAKENKPELFNPVLSINGGVEFKSEQLSEVRIVPSNNQLWAEYVYKVETQKATGLDYSQGISIDPGLTNWLSVLSSKGKSFIVCGRKIKSINQRYNKAVALHKKGKSAKYWDDYLAELTHKRNCQMRDAVNKAARFVINYCLQYGIGNIVFGWGQGIKTNANLGKQNNQNFVPIPTSKLKNRIKELAESVGIIFTETEEAYSSKSSFLDNDLVPKYGEKPKGYKFSGRRVKRGLYRSAKGIVINADLNGAGSILRKVAIQLGISLAEVGKAALTLPKRYHLHLMRRSYRKNGETRLDAKLIL, encoded by the coding sequence ATGGCTATAAACTATCGAACCCAAAAAATACTGCTAACTGGCAAGATTGACGACGAGCTAAAAGATTATCTCCTGTGGCAGTGTCATCATTCAAACAGCTTATACAACTGCGTTCTATGGTTCGTACGACAGTCTCATTTTGCTAGCTGTCCAACTTATGAGTATTTCGATAAAGACAATCTATTTAGAACCGCTTTTCAAGATCAACTCGTCAAAGCTAGTTATGCAGACTTGTGCAAACAGTTTAAGGACAATAAGCATTATGTTGCTTTAGGTGGTCAACAAGCGCAGCAAACTATTAAGTCGGTAGTGGAAGGAATAACTAGCTATAACAAACTAATTAGATGCTGGTGGAGTGGGGAGTTAAATCACAAACCAAGAATTCCTTATTACCGAACTTCAGGCGGATTGTATCAAGTTGCTTTTCCTGCCCAAGCTTTGACTTATGACAATATAACTGGACAGTGCAGGTTAGCGACGGCGAAGGAAAATAAGCCAGAGTTGTTTAACCCAGTATTAAGCATCAATGGTGGAGTTGAGTTCAAATCTGAACAACTATCTGAAGTGCGAATAGTGCCTAGTAATAATCAGCTATGGGCTGAATATGTTTACAAAGTCGAGACTCAAAAAGCAACAGGTTTAGATTATTCTCAAGGCATTAGTATCGACCCTGGTTTGACTAACTGGCTATCTGTACTCTCATCCAAAGGTAAAAGTTTTATTGTTTGCGGGAGGAAAATTAAATCAATTAATCAACGCTATAACAAAGCTGTCGCGCTGCATAAAAAGGGTAAGTCGGCTAAATACTGGGATGATTATCTAGCTGAGCTTACGCACAAACGTAACTGCCAAATGCGCGATGCCGTTAATAAAGCTGCTAGATTTGTAATTAACTACTGTCTTCAATACGGCATTGGCAATATTGTTTTTGGCTGGGGACAGGGTATCAAAACTAATGCCAATCTAGGCAAGCAAAATAATCAAAATTTTGTGCCTATCCCCACTTCTAAGTTAAAAAATCGAATCAAGGAACTAGCTGAATCAGTAGGGATTATTTTTACCGAAACTGAAGAAGCATATAGCTCTAAATCAAGTTTTCTCGACAATGATCTTGTACCGAAATATGGTGAAAAACCCAAGGGGTATAAGTTTTCAGGCAGAAGAGTGAAACGAGGCTTGTATCGTTCAGCCAAGGGAATTGTGATTAATGCAGATCTTAATGGTGCTGGTTCGATTTTAAGAAAAGTAGCCATACAGCTAGGGATTTCTTTAGCCGAGGTGGGTAAGGCAGCTTTGACACTGCCCAAGCGATATCATTTACACTTAATGCGTAGATCGTATCGTAAAAATGGAGAAACACGGCTTGACGCGAAGCTAATCCTTTAG
- a CDS encoding cell wall metabolism sensor histidine kinase WalK, with protein sequence MLTFITKIKEIIALWWSEFTLQTKLMAAATLVVSLIMSSLTFWAVNTIQLQSNINDTRFGSDLSILIASNAAPLVAEDNLQGLADFSTRFYRSTSSIRYIIYADQSGNIFFGIPYSQAEIQNALTIERRISLPEDYAQNSDLPFIRQHQTPNGQVTDVFVPLSHNGEYLGVLAVGINPNPTIVASSNLTRDVTIAVFITIWAMVILGNVFNALMITRPIKELLVGVKNIAAKNFKQRIDLPLRGELGELISSFNLMAEKLENYNEQNVEELTSEKAKLETLVSTIADGAVLIDPEMHIILVNPTAKSIFGWGENAIGDNILHRLPSELTTKLTKPLYQMIERKIEAAKEDSGDQIEQHHLDHVSDRDEFRITLQKPVPRTIRVLLSRVLDGGNTNIKGIAMTVQDITREVELNEAKSQFISNVSHELRTPLFNIKSFIETLSEYGEDLTHVQRREFLDTANHETDRLTRLVNDVLDLSRLESSRAYDLSEVYLSQPIEQTLRTCQLNAKDKGIELYQEIENDLPPVLGNYDLLLQVLTNLVGNSLKFTNAGGKVTVRAYQTKAESNTLNQSAVKIEIVDTGIGISAEDKEAIFERFFRVENRVHTLEGTGLGLSIVRNIIEKHNSRVYIDSEVGVGTSFWFELPIYQAEVEQPVEVMSNGNG encoded by the coding sequence TTGTTAACTTTTATTACCAAAATCAAAGAAATTATTGCCCTCTGGTGGTCTGAGTTTACTCTCCAGACTAAGCTGATGGCTGCTGCCACCTTGGTTGTTTCCTTGATTATGAGTAGTTTAACCTTTTGGGCAGTAAACACGATTCAACTGCAATCTAATATCAACGATACTCGTTTTGGTAGTGACCTAAGCATCTTAATTGCTTCTAATGCTGCGCCTTTAGTGGCAGAAGATAATCTTCAAGGATTAGCTGATTTCTCGACTCGTTTTTATCGCAGCACCTCAAGTATTCGCTACATTATCTATGCCGATCAATCGGGCAATATCTTTTTTGGCATTCCCTATTCTCAAGCAGAAATTCAGAATGCTCTAACTATCGAACGCCGTATTTCCCTGCCAGAAGACTATGCCCAAAATAGCGATCTTCCTTTCATCCGTCAGCATCAGACTCCTAATGGTCAGGTAACGGATGTATTTGTGCCTTTGAGTCACAATGGAGAGTATTTAGGAGTATTGGCAGTCGGCATCAATCCCAATCCGACGATTGTAGCGTCTTCTAATCTGACGCGGGATGTAACTATTGCCGTATTTATTACCATTTGGGCAATGGTCATCTTGGGTAACGTATTTAATGCTTTGATGATCACCAGACCGATTAAAGAGCTTTTAGTGGGGGTCAAAAACATTGCAGCGAAAAACTTTAAGCAGAGAATCGATCTACCCCTCAGAGGAGAATTAGGAGAATTAATTTCTAGCTTTAATTTGATGGCGGAAAAGCTGGAAAACTATAACGAACAAAATGTTGAAGAACTAACTTCAGAAAAAGCCAAGTTAGAAACTCTGGTTTCGACTATTGCCGATGGCGCAGTGCTAATTGACCCTGAAATGCACATTATTTTGGTCAATCCCACGGCTAAAAGTATCTTTGGTTGGGGAGAAAATGCGATCGGTGATAATATTCTGCATCGCCTTCCCTCCGAGTTAACCACTAAGTTAACCAAGCCTCTGTATCAAATGATTGAGAGAAAAATTGAGGCTGCCAAAGAAGATTCTGGAGACCAGATCGAACAACATCATCTAGACCATGTAAGCGATCGCGATGAATTTCGGATTACCCTGCAAAAACCTGTCCCCAGAACAATCCGCGTATTATTAAGCCGAGTTTTAGACGGTGGTAACACGAACATCAAAGGTATTGCCATGACGGTTCAGGATATTACTCGTGAGGTGGAATTAAACGAAGCTAAAAGTCAGTTTATTAGTAATGTTTCCCACGAATTAAGAACGCCTCTATTTAATATCAAATCTTTTATTGAAACCCTCTCCGAATATGGTGAAGATCTAACTCATGTACAACGCCGAGAGTTTTTAGACACTGCCAACCATGAAACAGATCGCTTAACTCGTTTGGTTAATGACGTTTTAGACTTATCTCGTCTAGAGTCATCTCGCGCTTACGATCTGAGCGAAGTTTATCTCAGCCAACCTATAGAACAGACTTTAAGGACTTGTCAGTTAAACGCCAAGGATAAGGGGATTGAACTATATCAAGAAATCGAAAACGATCTTCCTCCTGTCTTGGGTAATTATGATTTGCTGCTACAAGTATTGACTAATTTAGTTGGTAATAGTCTCAAGTTTACTAATGCAGGAGGAAAAGTAACGGTTCGTGCTTATCAAACTAAAGCAGAATCAAATACTTTAAATCAATCTGCCGTCAAAATTGAAATAGTCGATACGGGAATCGGTATTTCAGCCGAAGATAAAGAAGCTATCTTTGAACGCTTTTTCCGCGTCGAGAATCGAGTTCATACCCTCGAAGGTACGGGATTAGGTCTTTCTATTGTGCGCAACATTATTGAAAAACATAATAGTAGAGTTTATATCGATAGTGAAGTAGGGGTAGGAACTAGTTTTTGGTTTGAACTGCCTATTTATCAAGCAGAAGTTGAACAGCCTGTAGAGGTAATGAGTAATGGTAATGGGTAA
- a CDS encoding GFA family protein, with protein MSELSVAKGSCLCGAVSLSTTTMNPHVAACHCNMCRKWGGAALMAVECSSDVSFSGKENIGIYQSSEWAERGFCNQCGSHLFYRFKQNNQYYIPAGIFNNESYFVLEHQVFIDEKPEYYSFANETKNMTGAELFAQFAATSKN; from the coding sequence ATGTCTGAACTAAGTGTTGCCAAAGGTAGCTGCTTGTGTGGAGCGGTAAGCCTTTCTACAACCACCATGAACCCTCACGTTGCAGCTTGTCATTGTAATATGTGTCGTAAATGGGGTGGTGCAGCTTTGATGGCAGTTGAATGTAGCAGTGATGTTAGTTTCTCTGGTAAAGAAAATATCGGGATTTATCAATCTTCAGAATGGGCGGAACGAGGATTCTGTAACCAATGCGGTAGCCATTTATTTTATCGGTTCAAACAAAATAATCAATATTACATACCAGCAGGGATTTTTAATAATGAATCCTATTTTGTTCTAGAGCATCAGGTTTTTATCGACGAGAAACCTGAATATTACTCTTTTGCCAATGAAACTAAGAACATGACAGGGGCAGAGTTATTTGCACAGTTCGCCGCGACATCAAAAAACTAA
- the fmt gene encoding methionyl-tRNA formyltransferase encodes MKIVFFGTPQFAVPTLNKLLSDSTIEVLGVVTQPDKRRGRGNKTQPSAVKQVALEHHLPVWQPKRIKKDRETIRNLVATEADAFVVVAYGQILSGEILKLPKLGCVNVHGSLLPKYRGAAPIQWSIVNGDRTTGITTMLMDVGMDTGDMLLKAETEINLLDNVHDLAITLANQGADLLLETLFKLEQQAITPTPQDQNQASYARLIDKADFALDWSKSAIAIHNQVRGFFPNCYATLNDQKLKISATVPITPDTINDLPTEYASIKQEYDELASLAGKPGEIVKNVKNHGAIVQTGSGLLLLKQVQLAGKRPQSGWDFVNGMRLAVGTQIANG; translated from the coding sequence ATGAAAATTGTTTTTTTTGGTACTCCGCAATTTGCTGTTCCTACTTTGAATAAGCTGCTGTCAGACTCGACAATTGAGGTGCTAGGTGTGGTGACACAGCCTGACAAAAGAAGGGGACGCGGTAATAAAACCCAGCCTTCCGCTGTTAAACAGGTGGCGCTAGAGCATCATTTACCTGTATGGCAACCTAAAAGAATTAAAAAAGATCGGGAAACTATCCGTAATCTTGTGGCTACGGAGGCGGATGCTTTTGTCGTTGTTGCCTATGGACAGATTTTATCTGGGGAGATACTTAAGCTGCCTAAGCTTGGCTGTGTCAACGTTCATGGTTCTCTGTTACCGAAATATCGTGGTGCTGCACCAATACAGTGGAGCATTGTAAATGGCGATCGCACTACCGGAATTACGACAATGTTGATGGATGTTGGCATGGATACGGGAGATATGCTGCTTAAAGCTGAAACAGAGATTAACTTACTCGATAATGTTCACGATTTAGCGATTACCCTAGCTAATCAGGGTGCAGACTTGCTGTTAGAAACTTTATTTAAACTAGAACAACAAGCTATAACTCCCACGCCTCAAGATCAGAACCAGGCTAGCTATGCTCGATTAATTGATAAAGCTGACTTTGCCCTTGATTGGTCAAAAAGTGCGATCGCGATTCACAATCAAGTTAGAGGTTTTTTCCCTAACTGTTACGCCACCTTAAACGATCAGAAACTAAAAATTAGCGCTACAGTCCCAATTACTCCAGACACAATTAATGATTTACCCACAGAATATGCCAGTATCAAGCAAGAGTATGACGAATTAGCTTCCCTTGCAGGTAAACCAGGAGAAATAGTCAAGAACGTTAAAAACCATGGTGCGATCGTGCAAACAGGTTCGGGGTTGTTACTGCTTAAACAAGTACAGCTTGCAGGAAAACGTCCTCAATCTGGATGGGACTTTGTTAACGGAATGCGTTTAGCGGTGGGAACTCAGATTGCCAATGGATAA
- a CDS encoding Nif11-like leader peptide family natural product precursor, whose product MALDQLEAFLKKMQSEPALKNEVLASSTADEVAQIALLLGFEFSGDELLRMSGKKVGRVTVKKKDLPGEYWGN is encoded by the coding sequence ATGGCTTTAGATCAACTCGAAGCATTTTTAAAGAAAATGCAGTCTGAACCTGCACTTAAAAATGAGGTGCTTGCTTCATCAACAGCAGATGAAGTTGCACAAATAGCACTCTTGCTTGGTTTTGAATTTTCAGGTGATGAATTATTGAGAATGTCAGGTAAGAAAGTTGGCAGGGTTACTGTTAAAAAAAAGGATCTTCCTGGAGAGTACTGGGGGAATTAA
- the argF gene encoding ornithine carbamoyltransferase, protein MKQLKGRDLLGTADLNPAEIIGLLKLARQLKSHEVELKCNKVLGLLFYKASTRTRVSFTVAMYKLGGQVIDLNPSVTQVGRGEPIEDTARVLDRYLDILAIRTFAQADLETFANYAQIPIINALTDLEHPCQILADLMTVQECFGSLEGKTLTYLGDGNNMANSLLLGGALTGLNVRIAAPQGYEPDPKIVQQAQKIAGDRSEIIVTQDAIAAVEDAQVVYTDVWASMGQEDLADQRIPVFQPYQVNSQLLSHADPEAIILHCLPAHRGEEITAEAIESDRSWVWEQAENRMHAQQALMASLLGLIY, encoded by the coding sequence ATGAAACAGCTTAAAGGAAGAGACTTGCTTGGCACTGCCGATCTTAATCCAGCGGAAATTATCGGCTTATTAAAACTTGCTCGTCAGCTTAAAAGCCATGAAGTAGAACTTAAATGCAATAAAGTTCTCGGTTTACTGTTTTATAAAGCCTCAACTCGTACCAGAGTTTCTTTTACCGTGGCAATGTATAAGCTGGGAGGACAGGTAATCGATCTCAATCCGAGTGTGACCCAAGTTGGTCGTGGTGAACCAATTGAAGATACTGCCAGAGTTCTAGACCGCTACCTCGATATTTTGGCAATTCGCACCTTTGCTCAAGCAGATCTAGAAACTTTTGCTAACTATGCTCAAATCCCTATAATTAACGCCCTCACAGATTTAGAGCATCCCTGTCAGATTTTGGCAGATTTAATGACGGTTCAAGAATGTTTTGGCTCACTAGAGGGTAAGACGCTAACCTATTTAGGAGACGGCAATAACATGGCTAACTCTCTACTATTGGGTGGCGCATTAACTGGTTTAAATGTCAGAATTGCTGCTCCTCAAGGATATGAACCCGACCCCAAAATTGTTCAACAGGCGCAAAAAATTGCTGGAGATAGGTCAGAGATTATAGTTACTCAAGATGCGATCGCCGCTGTAGAAGATGCTCAGGTGGTCTATACCGATGTCTGGGCAAGCATGGGACAAGAAGACCTCGCCGACCAAAGAATACCCGTCTTTCAGCCCTATCAAGTCAATTCACAGCTATTGTCACACGCCGACCCCGAAGCGATTATCCTGCATTGTTTACCTGCTCACCGAGGGGAAGAGATTACCGCTGAAGCCATAGAAAGCGATCGCTCTTGGGTTTGGGAACAAGCCGAAAATAGGATGCACGCCCAGCAAGCATTAATGGCAAGTTTATTAGGATTAATTTATTGA
- the psaK gene encoding photosystem I reaction center subunit PsaK, whose protein sequence is MISNLILAVQHAPSTIEWNPSVALVMIMSNLFCIAIGRYAIQNSGQGPSLPVPKPEVWDKFGLPELLATTSLGHILGAGIILGLGNAGVL, encoded by the coding sequence ATGATATCTAACTTGATTTTGGCAGTTCAGCACGCGCCTTCAACTATTGAGTGGAATCCTTCTGTGGCTTTAGTAATGATTATGTCAAACTTATTTTGTATAGCTATTGGTCGCTATGCGATTCAAAATTCTGGACAAGGGCCAAGTTTACCCGTGCCTAAGCCTGAAGTATGGGATAAATTTGGTCTGCCTGAGTTACTAGCAACCACCAGTTTAGGTCACATACTAGGAGCAGGGATTATTTTAGGTTTGGGCAATGCGGGAGTTCTTTAG